DNA from Nitrospira sp.:
GCCAAGGGCTGCCAACGCTGCTTTGATGGCGTCTAATCGCGTTTGTTGTAATGCAGACCGAAGTCGTTCTTTGGTTAAAATATGCCCGGGGAATTCGTAAGACTCTAAATATGGTTTGAGCGCTGGAAATTGCGACTCGTCCGGGATGGGGACACGTTTCCGAAACAACTCCACCAGCTCGTCAAAAACCAGGAGATTTCTTTTGATGTCGGCATACTTCACGGCATCAAGCGCATAGTAATTCCGCGCCCCGGACAGGAGGGCCGCAAGACCGATTCCCAGTGAATCCCCCGGTCCAAGTTCTGCCACGGTCTCGGGCATCGTCGAAAGTCCGTTCCTTGCGGCCATGACGAGATGTCGAAGCCACACCGAGTAGCAATACGCGGCCGAATCCGTCCCTCCCGTCCGTCTCATGGAAGCTCGGGACAGAATGGGAAGATAGGTCGCCAGCCCGCCAATGAAAGGCCGAATCAACATAACCCTTTTCTCTCTTGCGAAGGTCTATGCAACTTTCTCATGTCCTATGCTGCTGATGGTCGAGCCAAGCCTGGAACATAAGCACATTCCACAGCTGGTACTGCCAATTCCCTTGTCCGGAAAGGTGTGCAGACCAGATATCGCGGATCGTGGCGGGGAAAAAGAATCCTTGATCACGCAACCGTTTGTCGTCCAACAATGCGTCGGCCCATTCGCGTAGGGTCCCGCGCAACCAACTGTCGATCGGCACGCCGAAACCCATCTTGGGACGATCAATGAGTGCCGCCGGGACATACTTGTAGAGAAGTTGTCGCAAGAGCCATTTCCCTTGCCCGTTCCGAATCTTCATCGACAGAGGTAACTGCCACGCAAACTCCACGACGCGGTGATCCAGAAAAGGCACGCGAGCTTCCAGGCTGACCCCCATGCTCGCGCGATCCATTTTCACCAGAATGTCGTCGGGCAAATACATGATCATGTCTAAGTACATCATGCGCTGAGCGAAGTCCGGCAGTCTGGCCCACTGCGAGGGATCCGTCAAAACCGTCGATGGCTCCGAGGCTCCGATCACCAAGGAAGCAGGGGATTTCCAGTGCGAAACCAAGACCGAATACATAGCTTCGGGGGCCGTTGCCAACAGGAGTTCTGCGAGTTTGTGGAGCTTATTACCGGGATTCCGCTGCCGAAGGTTCTTCGGCAACACCGGCTCCATGGTTCGAAACACTGTCTCCCATAACTGCGGTGAAACCATCTTCAATCCCCCCGCGGCAAACGCTCTTAGTGCCATGGGTAACCATCCGATCTTTTGCCACGCACTAAGGCCCCAGAAATAGCGATTATACCCGGCGAACAGTTCATCCCCTCCGTCTCCCGACAGAGTCACCGTCACATCTCGGCGGGCCAGCTCAGAAATTAAGAATGTGGGAATTTGAGACGGATCGGAAAATGGCTCGTCATACAAGGCCGGTAACCGGGGAATGACCGCCATGGTTTCCTGGGGAGTCACATACAGCTCTGTGTGCGCGGTACCCAAATGCCGTGCCACCAACTGCGCATCATTGGCTTCATTGTAGGCCGCTTCATGGAAGCCCACCGTAAATGTTCGCACCGGTTTCCCGCTCTGTGCCTGCATGAGCGAAACGACCGCAGAAGAATCTACACCACCGGAAAGAAACGCACCGAGCGGAACATCTGCCTCCATCCGTAACTTGACAGCATCCCTGAACAAGTCATCCAGCCTGGCGAGAGCCTCCGTCGAGGAACCTGCAAATGGTTCGGCCGTTCCCCGTTCGGCGGCAGAACGAACAGACCAGTAACGGGTCACCTCAGGCGTACGGTCGGCTCCGGTTTCTGAAATTGTCACGATAGTACCCGGCAACACCTTCGCAATATCTTTGTAGATCGAATAGGGTGCGGGAACGTAGCTGTGCCGCATACACAGAGCAAGCGCGTTACGGTCCAACTCCGGTTCGGAGTGCGGATGTGCCAGTAATGCCTTTAATTCGGAACCGAACACAAAGGTCTTTCCCATCCATCCATAATACAAAGGCTTCTCTCCGAGTCGGTCACGCACTAAATGCAGTTGCCTTTCCCGACGATCCCACAGGGCGAAGGCAAACATACCGTTATAGCGCTTCACCGCCGAGAAGAGGCCCCATTGAGAGATACAGGCCAACATCACCTCTGTATCTGAATGGCCCCTGAATGTATACCCCAATTCTTCCAACTCAGAGCGCAACGCTTTAAAGTTATACACCTCCCCGTTAAAGCTGATGACATACCGTCCGCAAACCGAACGCATCGGTTGATGACCTTCGGGCGAGAGATCAACAATGGCCAAGCGTCGATGCCCTAATGCCATGCCCGCTTGAACATCCACCCAGGCACCGCAATCATCCGGTCCTCGGTGTTGAAGCGTGTTCATCATCTTCTGGACGATGGCCTGTAATTCGACGCTTCCGAACCGATGAGACGTATCGAGGAATCCGCCAATTCCACACATATCGGCGCTCGCTCCAGAAAAGATTCAATGTTGAGCTGATGGGGCTTGGAAACCACTAAACGGTAGCGTTTGTTTCCTTAGGCGCTGGCGTTTTACTGAATCTTAGGCGCCTCTAAGCGAACAGAGTACGGATCCTCTCTCTTGGCGCCCAAGAGGACCAAACCACCAAGCCGACGAAACAGTTCGCATCCGAAAGGCCGGATAAACGGATAATTAAAGATGCGAGATACCATGGTCGATCCATGGCGGTTCAATCTAAAAGTTACATAATCATGCTCTATCGACTGAACCCGAAAGTATTTTTCAAAGCTCGCAAAGATGGTCTCTCGGTCTCGATACCATGTAAAATTATCCAGCCATGCGAGAAAATCTGTCACCCATTGTGAGGCGGACTTGTTTCCTTTGAAATTCCCCAAACCCATCTTTCTCAGCCAGACAGCATAATAAAATCTCAGTCGTGACTGTTTCGGAAACCAGTGAAGACATGGAATGCCGCAATGTTTTTCCGGAATGATATCCTTTGTCGGGAATAGGGCCAGAAAGATCCCATCGGGCTTTAAGACGCGATGCACTTCCTGCAACACACTGTCGAGATCCTCAACATGCTCAAGGACTTGATTGCTGATCACCAGGTCAAAAACCTGATCATCAAACGGAATGATGCCGTTCCTAATTTCTCGGACGACGGTACCAAGCCATCCTTTTTTCTGGATTACAGGCCGACTCTCCGCTCCTTCATAGAAGACGTCGACGCCATAGATCTCAACTCCTGCCTGTCGGCCTGCCTGAATGATCTCGCCCCCGCCGCAACCATAGTCCAGGACGACCGGAGGCTGCTGGGAAAGGCCCCTGGACAACTTGCTGAGAAGATAGAGATAGTTGACGTGCATTGGGCGTGCGGACGATTATCGGCGCGGAGCTAACTCCGCGAGTTCCTGGTAGAGGGTTTGGTACCGTTCGACGATATCCGGCAAATCAAAATGTTCTTTGATTCGTTGGCGGGCAGTCCCTCCTATTCGACTGCGGCCTTCTCGGCCGAGGTCAACGAGGTGAAGCAAGGCCGAGAACAAGGCGTCCGAATTATCCGGCGGCACAACACGACCTGTTTCGCCCACAATACGTGCCGAATCCCCCACGTCTGTGGCCACACAGGGGACACCGCAACTCATCGCCTCTGCTATGACATTGGGAAAGCCTTCGCCGAAAGAGGATGACGAACAAGCGATATCAAGCGCGGCGGTGAGGCGAGCAATATCGTCACGTCTACCAAGGAGTCTACAGTGCTTCCTGATCTCTCCCTCTTCGGTCAACCTTCTCAGCTCTTCGTTTTCCCAGGTCACCCCGTCACCGCAAAGCAAAAAATGCACCCCTTTGTTCTTGCGGTGAAGCAGTGCTGCGGCCTTCATAAAATTCTGATGGTCTTTTTGTGGATCAAAGCGTCCGACCAACCCGATAATTGGCGCGTCTGCCGGAATCTTCAGTTCAGCCCTCACGAATTCGCCTGCTGCGGGGTCTGGTTTAAAGGCGTGGAGATCCAGGCCATTAGGGATCACAACCATCTTCTCCGCCGCATAGCCCAATGCGGCATGCACTTGGCGGGATGCTTCAGAGCAACAGACGATTCGTGTGGGGAGCCATCGGGACAGGTAAGCGCACATCTTCATTGTCTGAATTGTGTGGCGTCGGCTCCCATGAGGGCTGAGATTGCTTTGGCGAAGTCCCCAGGCGACTGGGATGCCGCCGACCAACTTGGCCGCGAGGCCGCCAAGGAAGTCGGCATGGTACATCCACGTTTGCATGACGTTCGGCGGGTCTTGCCGCAGCCATCTAATGAGTCTCAGCATTCCGATCGGATTGGGAATTCCCGGCCGCATTCGGAGCGAGTACACAGGCACCCCGATGGCGCGGATCTTGTCGCTGAGGGGACCGAGGTCAATGAGGGAAATAACCCGGACTCGAAACCGCGCACGATCGATACCTGAGAGAAGCCTGTACAGCATCATCTCGGCGCCGCCGACGCGAAGCCCCGTGCTCAGAAAAAGAATGGAAATCGGCGCATTCATTTTCCACTCAGTCAAAATTACAACGTCGAGGCTCTTGGGTTTTAGAAGTCTCTGCTGGCTATCTTGGCTGGAATTGTTATATAGAGGAATTGTTCGCGTGCATTTTTGCACACAACAGGCACTGCGAAGAGGGAAAATCGAACGTTGTTACGTTCGAGCAAAGTTGTCCATGTTGTTTGGTATCGTGGTCATCCAACCTGTTGAATCGCGTTGCCGCAAAGTCAAAGAAGTCGTCGCAGATTGTTGTGACAATGCGTAAACTTGCGCCTGCTTGTACGGCACTTCGGTCTCTTGGCATCCCATTTGCTGTCTAACTTTAGCGGGCAGATTATGAACCTCGGTCTGAATCGTTAGGACCGTTTGAAGGATGAATGACCCTATGAGAACAATATCTGAACAATCGAGCGTCAAGCGGGTTGTCCTTTTGTTAGTTGCAGTCGCGACGCTTGCTTTCTGTGAGGCCCCCCTGCAGGTCGGATCAATTGTGTGGGCACAGCAAATTTCCACCTACACAGAATTTCCGATCAACATCGCCAAGGCGTATCATGAGGTCGGCAATAACTACATCGTGGCTCAGGACTTTGGCACGCCCCCGGACACCACTCAATCGGCCACTTCCAAACTGCGAATTTTTGAAAACGGCATTGAACTGAATCCTGCGCATGCCCTGCACAACGACATCCGCAATGTGGGACAAGGTCGCTTCAGTCACTGGGGCGGCGCAACCGGCTCCCCAAGCTACCTCTATTTCTCGACATCGGACAACTCGAATCCCCTCACCAACGGCAGGCGATATACCTACCGAATCTACACGCAATCCTCATCCGCCACTTCTGGTTCGTACATTGAATCTCCCGTCAATATAGCCAAAGCCTATCACGAGGTCGGCAATAACTACATCGTGGCTCAGGACTTTGGCACGCCCCCGGACACTACTCAATCGGCCACTTCCAAACTGCGAATTTTTGAAAACGGCATTGAACTGAATCCTGCGCATGCACTGCACAACGACATCCGCAATGTGGGACAAGGTCGCTTCAGTCACTGGGGCGGCGCAACCGGCTCCCCAAGTTACCTCTATTTCTCGACATCGGACAACTCGAGCCCCCTCACCAACGGCCGAAGATACACCTACCGAATCTATTTCCAATCGGTCACTTCATCCACTCCATCAGGCGTTTCCACAACGCCGACGACTACCCCAACGACATCACCATCTGCCCCACCTCCGCCTACTGCCCCCCCACCTCCCCCTCCTTCACCTCCCCCAGCAGCCGTATCGGTAACCCCGTTGAAGACCGACCTAGGACTGTATTCAGAACCCGCGCTGCCTGCCATAGGCCCAGCGGGGAGCAAGATTGTCGATCCGACATTCGGCACGACCATTATGAGGCTGACCGATGCCAACGATGGAGCGAGCTGCGAGGTCGGCTATTCCTACTTCTCGACCTTTAACTCCAATACGACAAAAGCCTGGGTCTTGGTGGGCAACCAGCCGCTGATTGTGAGTTTCGACCCGGTCACCTTCACGCGAACCGGCGCGACGTTCCTGACACAACCGCCTCCAGTCGGCGGTCTTTCCGATACTTGGGATGCGGCGTGGAGCGGATCAGATCCGGACCTTATCTATATCCACAACCGAGCTAATCGACTGTGGAGCTATCGAATCTCTACAGCGACCTATACGCTCGTCCGGGATTTCTCAGCAGTATTAGGTGCTGCCCGCTGGCTCGATCAGATGTCCAAGTCTCAAGACGATGACCTGTTTAGTTTCATCTTGAGTTCTCAGCAAGGCGGTACGGTGAATGCGGGCTATCTCGTCTACCGCAAGAGCACAAATACGATCCTCAAGCAATCCCCTGACCCCACCATCATTGAGGCTGATGTGGACAAGTCTGGTCGGTACTTCTTCGCCGCCACTGCCGACCCCGCTGCCCAGTTTTTCGATACTCAAAGCCTCACTGCACCTATCAGTGTCGGCCCAACCGTCGCAAATGGTGGATTCTGGCACGACGACATGGGTCGCGGAACGATCTTTACAGCCGGCGATGATCGGAAGGAATGGCGTTATCGTACTGTCACCAACCCAGGACAATGGACGTCGATTCTTCCTGGATATTTAGGGATCACAAATTCAGAGCACTATTCGATGCTCGCCGATAACGAGCGTTGGGCGGTGATCAGCCAGTCTCGACCCGATCAAGGTCCTGTACAGCGGTTCGGCGACAATGAAATTTTCCAGGTGGCGACGGATGGAACCAACCGTGTGCGTCGGATCGCTCACCATCGATTGAAAGTCGTCGGTAACTTCGCGGCAAAGGCGAACATCAGTCGGGATGGCCAGTTCATTGCTTTCAACAGCAACTGGGGGAATCCGAACGGAAGACATGATGTCTATGTCGTCCGAATTCCACCGGCCCCCCCCAACTAACGAAGACCAATGGCCGGACTATAATGAGATGGTGCTTCATGTCAGAGGGGCTTCTTTAAGGAAGTCCCTC
Protein-coding regions in this window:
- a CDS encoding Asparagine synthetase [glutamine-hydrolyzing], which encodes MCGIGGFLDTSHRFGSVELQAIVQKMMNTLQHRGPDDCGAWVDVQAGMALGHRRLAIVDLSPEGHQPMRSVCGRYVISFNGEVYNFKALRSELEELGYTFRGHSDTEVMLACISQWGLFSAVKRYNGMFAFALWDRRERQLHLVRDRLGEKPLYYGWMGKTFVFGSELKALLAHPHSEPELDRNALALCMRHSYVPAPYSIYKDIAKVLPGTIVTISETGADRTPEVTRYWSVRSAAERGTAEPFAGSSTEALARLDDLFRDAVKLRMEADVPLGAFLSGGVDSSAVVSLMQAQSGKPVRTFTVGFHEAAYNEANDAQLVARHLGTAHTELYVTPQETMAVIPRLPALYDEPFSDPSQIPTFLISELARRDVTVTLSGDGGDELFAGYNRYFWGLSAWQKIGWLPMALRAFAAGGLKMVSPQLWETVFRTMEPVLPKNLRQRNPGNKLHKLAELLLATAPEAMYSVLVSHWKSPASLVIGASEPSTVLTDPSQWARLPDFAQRMMYLDMIMYLPDDILVKMDRASMGVSLEARVPFLDHRVVEFAWQLPLSMKIRNGQGKWLLRQLLYKYVPAALIDRPKMGFGVPIDSWLRGTLREWADALLDDKRLRDQGFFFPATIRDIWSAHLSGQGNWQYQLWNVLMFQAWLDHQQHRT